From a single Miscanthus floridulus cultivar M001 chromosome 8, ASM1932011v1, whole genome shotgun sequence genomic region:
- the LOC136469803 gene encoding uncharacterized protein, producing the protein MGGHRRREVPNNNDAFSKIKFKIPPFDGKYDPDAYITWEIAIDQKFACHEFPENTRIRATTSEFTDFATVWWIEYGKKNPNNIPRTWNALKQIMRARFVPSYYAYDLLNKLQQLRQGAKSVEEYYQELQMGMLRCNLDEDEEPAMARFLGGLNREIRDILDYKEYTNVTRLFHLACKAEREVQGRRASAKNNISVGKTNLWQPRTTTTPTTRAPMPTSSDKPRATSTNSVAKTTQKPTASASSMASTSRTRDVQCHRCKGYGHVMRDYPSKRVMVIKDDGEYSSASDFDEDTLALLAADHVGSEEQLEEQIGAEDADHYESLIVQRVLSAQMEKAEQNRRHTLFQTKCVIKERSCHLIIDGGSCNNLASGDMVEKLALTTKPHPHPYHIRWLNNSGKVKEAHGGGLMGHFGAKKTEDVLAGHFFWPKMRRDVERFVARCTTCQKAKSRLNPHGESSFGAFFRVDQILYMGSKVLNVSWKFSADVLKLPTFPDPLREEFNNIRI; encoded by the exons atgggtggtcaccgccgacgtgaggtacccaataataatgatgcttttagtaagataaaatttaagatacctccttttgatggtaaatatgatcctgatgcatacattacttgggaaattgctattgatcaaaagtttgcatgtcatgaatttcctgagaatacACGTATTAGGGctactactagtgagtttactgattttgctactgtttggtggatagagtatggcaagaaaaatcctaataacataccacgaacttggaatgctttgaaacaaatcatgagggctagatttgttccttcttactatgcatatgatttgttaaataaattgcaacaactgagacagggtgctaaaagtgtagaagaatattatcaagaattgcaaatgggtatgttgcgttgtaatttagatgaggatgaggaacctgctatggcaagatttttgggtgGGTTAAATCGTGAAATCCGGGACatccttgattataaagaatacactaacgtaacccgtttgtttcatcttgcttgtaaagctgaaagggaagtgcaAGGGCGACGTGCCAGTGCCAAGAATAATATTTCTGTAGGGAAAACTAATTTATGGCAGCCCCGCACGACTACTACTCCAACCACACGTGCTCCTATGCCAACATCCAGTGACAAACCTCGTGCTACTTCCACAAATTCAGTGGCGAAGACGACCCAGAAGCCTACTGCGAGTGCTTCATCCATGGCATCTACAAGTAGAACAAGAGACGTTCAGTGTcaccggtgcaagggatatggacatgtgatgcgtGACTATCCAAGCAAGCgtgttatggtcatcaaagatgatggtgagtattcctctgctagtgattttgatgaagatacacttgctttgcttgctgctgacCATGTAGGAAGTGAGGAACAACTAGAAGAGCAGATTGGAGCAGAGGATGCAGATCATTATGAGAGCCTCATTGTGCAGCGTGTGCTtagcgcacaaatggagaaggcggagcaaaatcgGCGGCATACactgttccaaacaaagtgtgtcattaaagagcgttcgtgccatttgataattgatggaggtagctgcaacaacttggctagCGGTGATATGGTAGAGAAGCTTGCACTTACAACCAAACCgcacccacatccatatcacattcgatggctcaacaatagtggtaaggttaag gaagcgcatggaggtggcttgatggggcattttggagctaagaaaacaGAGGACgtacttgctggtcatttcttttggccaaagatgagaagagatgtggagaggtttgttgctcgttgcacgacatgtcaaaaggctaagtcacggttaaatccacacg GGGAATCTAGCTTTGGTGCATTTTTCAGAGTTGATCAGATTCTGTACATGGGTTCGAAAGTCCTCAATGTTTCTTGGAAATTTTCTGCAGATGTCTTGAAACTGCCAACGTTCCCGGATCCCCTCAGAGAAGAATTCAATAACATCAGaatctga